A stretch of the Aphis gossypii isolate Hap1 chromosome 2, ASM2018417v2, whole genome shotgun sequence genome encodes the following:
- the LOC114119681 gene encoding speckle-type POZ protein B isoform X3, whose amino-acid sequence MALARLPVVSECSPQQTARVSVAAGSSGSVNAAASAAAAAAAAVVAGAPSSSTMSVSRVPSPPPSSEANTPVAENWCYTQVKVVKFSYMWTINNFSFCREEMGEVLKSSTFSAGVNDKLKWCLRVNPKGLDEESKDYLSLYLLLVSCNKTEVRAKFKFSILNAKREETKAMESQRAYRFVQGKDWGFKKFIRRDFLLDEANGLLPDDKLTIFCEVSVVADSVNISGQSNAVQFKVPECRLPDDLGNLFEIQKFSDVTLSVSGREFQAHKAILAARSPVFAAMFEHEMEERKQNRVAITDVDHEVLREMLRFIYTGRAANLERMADDLLAAADKYALERLKVMCEEALCNNLSIDNAADILILADLHSADQLKVQTIEFINTHATDVMDTTGWKTMIQSHPHLIAEAFRALATQQIPPIGPPRKRVKQS is encoded by the exons GCTGCCAGTGGTGAGTGAGTGCTCGCCGCAGCAGACAGCCAGAGTGTCAGTGGCAGCGGGCTCGTCGGGATCGGTGAACGCGGCCGCATCAGCTGCCGCGGCCGCGGCGGCCGCCGTCGTGGCCGGTGCACCAAGCAGCAGCACCATGTCCGTATCTCGGGTACCCAGCCCGCCTCCTTCATCCGAGGCGAACACACCCGTGGCGGAGAACTGGTGCTATACACAA gtGAAAGTTGTTAAGTTCAGTTACATGTGGACCATTAACAATTTCAGCTTTTGTCGGGAAGAAATGGGCGAAGTTTTAAAATCGTCTACATTCTCCGCCGGAGTAAACGACAAACTGAAATG GTGTTTGCGAGTGAATCCTAAAGGCTTAGACGAAGAGAGCAAAGACTATTTGTCTTTGTATTTACTACTAGTCTCGTGCAACAAGACTGAGGTTAGagcgaaattcaaattttcaattttaaatgccAAACGTGAAGAAACTAAGGCTAtgg AAAGTCAGAGAGCCTACAGATTCGTTCAAGGAAAGGATTGGGGGTTCAAAAAATTCATTAGACGTGATTTTCTATTAGACGAAGCCAATGGCCTTTTACCCGACGATAAACTTACCATATTTTGCgag GTAAGCGTCGTTGCTGATAGTGTCAACATATCCGGTCAGTCAAATGCGGTCCAATTTAAAGTACCTGAATGCCGTCTACCCGACGATCTAGGAAATTTAttcgaaattcaaaaatttagtgATGTAACGCTGTCGGTTAGCGGGCGAGAATTCCAAGCACACAAAGCTATACTTGCCG CGAGAAGTCCCGTGTTCGCCGCCATGTTTGAACACGAGATGGAAGAACGCAAACAAAATCGTGTCGCCATTACCGACGTGGATCATGAAGTCCTTAGAGAAATGCTTCGATTTATCTACACCGGTCGGGCAGCGAATTTAGAGAGAATGGCGGACGATTTATTAGCTGCAGCCGACAAG TACGCACTAGAAAGGCTGAAAGTCATGTGCGAAGAAGCGCTGTGTAACAATCTGTCAATCGACAACGCGgctgatatattaatattggccGATCTGCACAGTGCCGACCAACTAAAAGTACAAACCATCGAGTTTATTAACAC CCATGCGACCGACGTGATGGACACTACTGGCTGGAAAACCATGATACAGTCACACCCACACCTAATAGCTGAAGCGTTTCGTGCGCTAGCCACACAGCAAATACCGCCAATTGGACCGCCCCGAAAGCGCGTCAAACAAAGCTGA
- the LOC114119681 gene encoding protein roadkill isoform X4 — protein MSVSRVPSPPPSSEANTPVAENWCYTQVKVVKFSYMWTINNFSFCREEMGEVLKSSTFSAGVNDKLKWCLRVNPKGLDEESKDYLSLYLLLVSCNKTEVRAKFKFSILNAKREETKAMESQRAYRFVQGKDWGFKKFIRRDFLLDEANGLLPDDKLTIFCEMARLQVSVVADSVNISGQSNAVQFKVPECRLPDDLGNLFEIQKFSDVTLSVSGREFQAHKAILAARSPVFAAMFEHEMEERKQNRVAITDVDHEVLREMLRFIYTGRAANLERMADDLLAAADKYALERLKVMCEEALCNNLSIDNAADILILADLHSADQLKVQTIEFINTHATDVMDTTGWKTMIQSHPHLIAEAFRALATQQIPPIGPPRKRVKQS, from the exons ATGTCCGTATCTCGGGTACCCAGCCCGCCTCCTTCATCCGAGGCGAACACACCCGTGGCGGAGAACTGGTGCTATACACAA gtGAAAGTTGTTAAGTTCAGTTACATGTGGACCATTAACAATTTCAGCTTTTGTCGGGAAGAAATGGGCGAAGTTTTAAAATCGTCTACATTCTCCGCCGGAGTAAACGACAAACTGAAATG GTGTTTGCGAGTGAATCCTAAAGGCTTAGACGAAGAGAGCAAAGACTATTTGTCTTTGTATTTACTACTAGTCTCGTGCAACAAGACTGAGGTTAGagcgaaattcaaattttcaattttaaatgccAAACGTGAAGAAACTAAGGCTAtgg AAAGTCAGAGAGCCTACAGATTCGTTCAAGGAAAGGATTGGGGGTTCAAAAAATTCATTAGACGTGATTTTCTATTAGACGAAGCCAATGGCCTTTTACCCGACGATAAACTTACCATATTTTGCgag ATGGCTCGTTTGCAGGTAAGCGTCGTTGCTGATAGTGTCAACATATCCGGTCAGTCAAATGCGGTCCAATTTAAAGTACCTGAATGCCGTCTACCCGACGATCTAGGAAATTTAttcgaaattcaaaaatttagtgATGTAACGCTGTCGGTTAGCGGGCGAGAATTCCAAGCACACAAAGCTATACTTGCCG CGAGAAGTCCCGTGTTCGCCGCCATGTTTGAACACGAGATGGAAGAACGCAAACAAAATCGTGTCGCCATTACCGACGTGGATCATGAAGTCCTTAGAGAAATGCTTCGATTTATCTACACCGGTCGGGCAGCGAATTTAGAGAGAATGGCGGACGATTTATTAGCTGCAGCCGACAAG TACGCACTAGAAAGGCTGAAAGTCATGTGCGAAGAAGCGCTGTGTAACAATCTGTCAATCGACAACGCGgctgatatattaatattggccGATCTGCACAGTGCCGACCAACTAAAAGTACAAACCATCGAGTTTATTAACAC CCATGCGACCGACGTGATGGACACTACTGGCTGGAAAACCATGATACAGTCACACCCACACCTAATAGCTGAAGCGTTTCGTGCGCTAGCCACACAGCAAATACCGCCAATTGGACCGCCCCGAAAGCGCGTCAAACAAAGCTGA
- the LOC114119681 gene encoding speckle-type POZ protein B isoform X2, whose product MSLPVVSECSPQQTARVSVAAGSSGSVNAAASAAAAAAAAVVAGAPSSSTMSVSRVPSPPPSSEANTPVAENWCYTQVKVVKFSYMWTINNFSFCREEMGEVLKSSTFSAGVNDKLKWCLRVNPKGLDEESKDYLSLYLLLVSCNKTEVRAKFKFSILNAKREETKAMESQRAYRFVQGKDWGFKKFIRRDFLLDEANGLLPDDKLTIFCEMARLQVSVVADSVNISGQSNAVQFKVPECRLPDDLGNLFEIQKFSDVTLSVSGREFQAHKAILAARSPVFAAMFEHEMEERKQNRVAITDVDHEVLREMLRFIYTGRAANLERMADDLLAAADKYALERLKVMCEEALCNNLSIDNAADILILADLHSADQLKVQTIEFINTHATDVMDTTGWKTMIQSHPHLIAEAFRALATQQIPPIGPPRKRVKQS is encoded by the exons GCTGCCAGTGGTGAGTGAGTGCTCGCCGCAGCAGACAGCCAGAGTGTCAGTGGCAGCGGGCTCGTCGGGATCGGTGAACGCGGCCGCATCAGCTGCCGCGGCCGCGGCGGCCGCCGTCGTGGCCGGTGCACCAAGCAGCAGCACCATGTCCGTATCTCGGGTACCCAGCCCGCCTCCTTCATCCGAGGCGAACACACCCGTGGCGGAGAACTGGTGCTATACACAA gtGAAAGTTGTTAAGTTCAGTTACATGTGGACCATTAACAATTTCAGCTTTTGTCGGGAAGAAATGGGCGAAGTTTTAAAATCGTCTACATTCTCCGCCGGAGTAAACGACAAACTGAAATG GTGTTTGCGAGTGAATCCTAAAGGCTTAGACGAAGAGAGCAAAGACTATTTGTCTTTGTATTTACTACTAGTCTCGTGCAACAAGACTGAGGTTAGagcgaaattcaaattttcaattttaaatgccAAACGTGAAGAAACTAAGGCTAtgg AAAGTCAGAGAGCCTACAGATTCGTTCAAGGAAAGGATTGGGGGTTCAAAAAATTCATTAGACGTGATTTTCTATTAGACGAAGCCAATGGCCTTTTACCCGACGATAAACTTACCATATTTTGCgag ATGGCTCGTTTGCAGGTAAGCGTCGTTGCTGATAGTGTCAACATATCCGGTCAGTCAAATGCGGTCCAATTTAAAGTACCTGAATGCCGTCTACCCGACGATCTAGGAAATTTAttcgaaattcaaaaatttagtgATGTAACGCTGTCGGTTAGCGGGCGAGAATTCCAAGCACACAAAGCTATACTTGCCG CGAGAAGTCCCGTGTTCGCCGCCATGTTTGAACACGAGATGGAAGAACGCAAACAAAATCGTGTCGCCATTACCGACGTGGATCATGAAGTCCTTAGAGAAATGCTTCGATTTATCTACACCGGTCGGGCAGCGAATTTAGAGAGAATGGCGGACGATTTATTAGCTGCAGCCGACAAG TACGCACTAGAAAGGCTGAAAGTCATGTGCGAAGAAGCGCTGTGTAACAATCTGTCAATCGACAACGCGgctgatatattaatattggccGATCTGCACAGTGCCGACCAACTAAAAGTACAAACCATCGAGTTTATTAACAC CCATGCGACCGACGTGATGGACACTACTGGCTGGAAAACCATGATACAGTCACACCCACACCTAATAGCTGAAGCGTTTCGTGCGCTAGCCACACAGCAAATACCGCCAATTGGACCGCCCCGAAAGCGCGTCAAACAAAGCTGA
- the LOC114119681 gene encoding speckle-type POZ protein B isoform X1, translated as MALARLPVVSECSPQQTARVSVAAGSSGSVNAAASAAAAAAAAVVAGAPSSSTMSVSRVPSPPPSSEANTPVAENWCYTQVKVVKFSYMWTINNFSFCREEMGEVLKSSTFSAGVNDKLKWCLRVNPKGLDEESKDYLSLYLLLVSCNKTEVRAKFKFSILNAKREETKAMESQRAYRFVQGKDWGFKKFIRRDFLLDEANGLLPDDKLTIFCEMARLQVSVVADSVNISGQSNAVQFKVPECRLPDDLGNLFEIQKFSDVTLSVSGREFQAHKAILAARSPVFAAMFEHEMEERKQNRVAITDVDHEVLREMLRFIYTGRAANLERMADDLLAAADKYALERLKVMCEEALCNNLSIDNAADILILADLHSADQLKVQTIEFINTHATDVMDTTGWKTMIQSHPHLIAEAFRALATQQIPPIGPPRKRVKQS; from the exons GCTGCCAGTGGTGAGTGAGTGCTCGCCGCAGCAGACAGCCAGAGTGTCAGTGGCAGCGGGCTCGTCGGGATCGGTGAACGCGGCCGCATCAGCTGCCGCGGCCGCGGCGGCCGCCGTCGTGGCCGGTGCACCAAGCAGCAGCACCATGTCCGTATCTCGGGTACCCAGCCCGCCTCCTTCATCCGAGGCGAACACACCCGTGGCGGAGAACTGGTGCTATACACAA gtGAAAGTTGTTAAGTTCAGTTACATGTGGACCATTAACAATTTCAGCTTTTGTCGGGAAGAAATGGGCGAAGTTTTAAAATCGTCTACATTCTCCGCCGGAGTAAACGACAAACTGAAATG GTGTTTGCGAGTGAATCCTAAAGGCTTAGACGAAGAGAGCAAAGACTATTTGTCTTTGTATTTACTACTAGTCTCGTGCAACAAGACTGAGGTTAGagcgaaattcaaattttcaattttaaatgccAAACGTGAAGAAACTAAGGCTAtgg AAAGTCAGAGAGCCTACAGATTCGTTCAAGGAAAGGATTGGGGGTTCAAAAAATTCATTAGACGTGATTTTCTATTAGACGAAGCCAATGGCCTTTTACCCGACGATAAACTTACCATATTTTGCgag ATGGCTCGTTTGCAGGTAAGCGTCGTTGCTGATAGTGTCAACATATCCGGTCAGTCAAATGCGGTCCAATTTAAAGTACCTGAATGCCGTCTACCCGACGATCTAGGAAATTTAttcgaaattcaaaaatttagtgATGTAACGCTGTCGGTTAGCGGGCGAGAATTCCAAGCACACAAAGCTATACTTGCCG CGAGAAGTCCCGTGTTCGCCGCCATGTTTGAACACGAGATGGAAGAACGCAAACAAAATCGTGTCGCCATTACCGACGTGGATCATGAAGTCCTTAGAGAAATGCTTCGATTTATCTACACCGGTCGGGCAGCGAATTTAGAGAGAATGGCGGACGATTTATTAGCTGCAGCCGACAAG TACGCACTAGAAAGGCTGAAAGTCATGTGCGAAGAAGCGCTGTGTAACAATCTGTCAATCGACAACGCGgctgatatattaatattggccGATCTGCACAGTGCCGACCAACTAAAAGTACAAACCATCGAGTTTATTAACAC CCATGCGACCGACGTGATGGACACTACTGGCTGGAAAACCATGATACAGTCACACCCACACCTAATAGCTGAAGCGTTTCGTGCGCTAGCCACACAGCAAATACCGCCAATTGGACCGCCCCGAAAGCGCGTCAAACAAAGCTGA